Within the Acidimicrobiales bacterium genome, the region GTCGCGGCCGTCGGAGAAGTCGCGGACGGTGCCGCAGAAGGTGACGAGGCCCCCACAGCCGGGGACCACCGCCCAGGCGAGCGCCTCGGCGACCGGCAGCGGCTCCTCGGTGAGGCCGACCCAGTCATCTCCCGTCGGTTGCTGCAGCACGACGGTCAAGGCTAACTACCCGCGTCGCTTGGCCCTGCGGCGACGCAGGAACACGAGCAGGCCGAGGGCGACTCCGACGAGCGGCGCGACGACACGCTGCAGGGCGCTCTTACCCATCAGCTTGCCGAGGTCGAGGGTGTCGTCCTGGGCCTGCACGCTCGCCGAGCCGCCACCGGTCGAGGCGGAACGCCGCACGGTCTCCTCCCCCGCCGCAGGTGAGGCGGCGTCTCCCTGCTCGCTCGGCGCCGGCGCGTTCAGCACGTCGCGCTCCAGGCGGTCGACGAACTGACCGAGCAGCTTGGTGCTCACGTCGGCGAGCATCCCCCGGCCGAACTGCGCGACCCGCCCGGTGATGTCGAGCTCGGTGCGCACCGCGACGCGCGTCGAGTCCCCCTCCGGAGAGAGCTCGGCGGTGACCGTCGCGGTGGCGTTGCCCTGGCCGCGGGTCTCGCGCCCGCTCGCCTTCAACACCGCCTTGTGCGCGGTGGCGTCCCGCTCCAGGAACTGCGCCGTCCCCTTGTACTCGACGGTGACCGGGCCGACCTTCACCTTCACGACGCCGTGGAAGTCGTCACCCTCGATCGACTCGAGGCGGGCGCCCGGCATGCAGG harbors:
- a CDS encoding SRPBCC family protein, with translation MELSNEFVVPVAIDDAWAVLTDVERIAPCMPGARLESIEGDDFHGVVKVKVGPVTVEYKGTAQFLERDATAHKAVLKASGRETRGQGNATATVTAELSPEGDSTRVAVRTELDITGRVAQFGRGMLADVSTKLLGQFVDRLERDVLNAPAPSEQGDAASPAAGEETVRRSASTGGGSASVQAQDDTLDLGKLMGKSALQRVVAPLVGVALGLLVFLRRRRAKRRG